One genomic region from Tripterygium wilfordii isolate XIE 37 chromosome 20, ASM1340144v1, whole genome shotgun sequence encodes:
- the LOC119986867 gene encoding serine/threonine-protein phosphatase 7 long form homolog: MRQFGISQHIPTPVDTNDTLHNLNRRGRDNVDWVVKNATWLAYWDDRLAHIAQERFPRTSVGEYMHWYYSITRRIISAPSTDRPQRNLDYAQRGSRIRRVAALALEGAKKAVSALRDALNDSTAAIANNWLGNYRDILDEVGEGHRFEEVIGSDVQATAQHGGRNPLGQSHRCGHISRATDFTMHTSQLTQDDVGPSTTPTEWSRHMNI, from the exons ATGAGACAATTTGGTATATCACAGCATATACCGACTCCAGTGGATACGAATGATACTTTACATAATCTAAATAGGAGAGGGCGGGATAATGTCGATTGGGTGGTCAAAAACGCTACATGGTTGGCATATTGGGATGATAGACTAGCTCATATCGCGCAGGAGCGATTCCCTCGCACGAGCGTCGGCGAGTATATGCATTGGTATTACTCGATCACCCGACGGATTATTAGTGCTCCATCGACTGATAGGCCACAAAGAAATTTGGATTATGCGCAACGGGGGAGTCGGATACGACGAGTG GCTGCTTTGGCATTAGAGGGAGCAAAAAAAGCTGTTTCTGCATTGCGTGATGCTCTTAATGATTCTACTGCTGCCATTGCAAATAATTGGTTGGGAAATTATCGTGACATTCTAGACGAGGTTGGTGAGGGACATCGATTTGAAGAAGTTATAGGCTCTGATGTTCAAGCTACGGCCCAGCATGGTGGTAGAAATCCTCTTGGTCAATCACACAGATGTGGTCACATTTCCCGGGCAACTGACTTTACCATGCATACATCCCAGTTGACGCAAGATGATGTTGGTCCATCCACTACTCCTACTGAATGGAGTAGGCACATGAATATATGA
- the LOC119986868 gene encoding uncharacterized protein LOC119986868 — MDKSWISLNRGLPEYEEGIKKFLDQVFSRAEDNKALCLCRNCNNGYRHLRATIEFHLFKWGFETTYRRWVYHGEESSDESEDEVMHERHVDANTYQMIYDYHRAETWVMGVDEVLGEQVPESPNENAKKLYGLLKDVEEELYPGCEKYSKLSFIVELFQMKCLHGLSNAAFDTLFKILKKALPPNNKSPESICPICGESRWNQGGEIRSQRNKIARKVLRYFPLTPGLQRLFMSSQIAAAMRWHKEDHVEDGVLRHPADSIAWKSFNEKHLSFAMESRNARLGLATDGFNPFGNMSTSYSTWPVVLILYNLPPWLCMKQSYFMISSVVPGPKSLAYGSISGWSTKGRLACSSCNIDTSSFRLKYGQKQCYMDYRRFLPVGHPWRRRKSVIGNNHEVRLPPKPPSGDYVLDQYANFEQIIFRNANRKRKRGDTKGDNWKKKSILFELPYWRTQLVRHNLDVMHIEKNICDGILGTLMGLEGKSKDMIKTRLDLEELGIMQELHPFQSGDKYTLPRARYTLSMEEKRVLCKILKDVKSPDGYASNVS; from the exons ATGGACAAGAGTTGGATTTCCTTAAATAGAGGATTGCCTGAGTATGAAGAGGGCATTAAAAAGTTTTTAGATCAAGTTTTTAGTCGGGCAGAAGATAATAAGGCTCTTTGTCTTTGCCGAAATTGCAACAATGGATATCGTCATTTAAGGGCGACTATAGAATTTCATTTATTCAAATGGGGTTTTGAAACTACTTATAGACGTTGGGTATATCATGGAGAGGAATCTTCAGATGAATCGGAAGATGAAGTTATGCATGAAAGGCACGTTGATGCTAATACGTACCAGATGATATATGATTACCATCGAGCAGAGACATGGGTAATGGGTGTCGATGAAGTATTGGGTGAACAAGTTCCAGAAAGTCCGAATGAAAATGCCAAAAAATTATATGGATTACTCAAAGATGTCGAGGAAGAGCTTTACCCAGGTTGTGAAAAATACTCAAAGTTGTCATTCATAGTTGAGTTGTTTCAAATGAAGTGTTTGCATGGGTTAAGTAATGCAGCATTTGACACGCTGttcaagattttgaaaaaaGCTTTGCCTCCAAACAACAAATCACCGGAATCTAT TTGTCCAATTTGCGGAGAGTCGAGGTGGAATCAGGGCGGAGAGATAAGAAGCCAGAGaaacaaaattgcaagaaaggttTTACGTTATTTCCCTTTAACACCAGGACTACAAAGACTGTTTATGTCGTCACAAATAGCTGCTGCTATGCGTTGGCATAAAGAAGACCATGTTGAGGATGGGGTCCTAAGACATCCAGCTGACTCTATAGCATGGAAATCCTTTAATGAGAAACACCTAAGTTTTGCCATGGAGTCTCGTAATGCAAGGCTTGGACTAGCAACGGATGGGTTTAATCCATTTGGTAACATGAGTACATCATATAGCACTTGGCCAGTTGTACTAATTCTATATAATTTGCCTCCGTGGTTGTGTATGAAACAATCTTACTTTATGATATCATCAGTTGTCCCAGGACCCAAAAGTCTAG CATATGGGTCGATATCTGGGTGGAGTACCAAAGGGAGATTAGCTTGTTCTTCATGTAACATTGATACAAGTTCTTTTAGATTGAAATATGGCCAAAAGCAATGTTATATGGACTATCGTCGATTCTTGCCAGTTGGGCATCCGTGGAGACGTCGTAAGTCGGTCATTGGTAACAATCATGAAGTTAGACTTCCTCCTAAGCCTCCCTCAGGTGATTATGTACTTGATCAGTATGCCAATTTTGAGCAAATTATATTCCGAAATGCTAATCGAAAAAGAAAGCGTGGTGATACAAAGGGGGATAAttggaaaaagaagagcattttATTTGAACTTCCGTACTGGAGAACCCAATTGGTACGACATAACCTAGATGTGATgcacattgaaaaaaatatatgtgatgGTATATTGGGTACACTTATGGGCCTTGAGGGTAAGTCAAAGGATATGATAAAAACTCGTTTAGATCTTGAAGAATTAGGCATAATGCAGGAACTCCATCCATTCCAGTCAGGTGATAAATATACTTTACCACGTGCACGCTACACATTGTCAATGGAAGAAAAGAGAGTTCTATGTAAAATTTTGAAAGATGTCAAGTCCCCTGATGGTTATGCTTCAAATGTCTCTTGA